In Luteimonas viscosa, the following proteins share a genomic window:
- a CDS encoding alpha/beta hydrolase family protein, with product MALARRQRRVSVIGADLHEAALAAFGGCRPGKQMTYSSRFKLALAAFIVSCSVHAAAPQPIEDFVSHPSYSSVRISPNGEYLAMTVDKGEQDVLVVLRTATLELLKVNQLPDDKSVGSFHWVSPDRLMFNAVKKLGGYAQPFNTGEWFAVNADGSQPRPLIFYGTRDATQRGKTVGNERFTLLDALKDDDTQVVMQAASPRSSEGAGTEAFLVDTFTGRRSSLGRAPKENCSIVLDAEKNPGFAVCSSSKDDSGEYDERTELYRRDGRSWTLLNASKSDGQHMSVIRTADDGTVFAELDDGVRPAALGTLDMETGAFSKLFQDEVSEASTLIWSTDGNALVAVVTEAGAPKVTLVDETNPDTELYASLAAAFEGQMVDFSSYTRDGGTVVVSVSSDSNPGELYLYDRASGRAKFLMHRRPKLDKDRMASVKPFTLSARDGRRLHGFLTLPNGSNGKGLPLIVNPHGGPIGPRDHWSFNPEAQLFASRGYAVLQVNYRGSGGYGKEFRDAGHQQWGQGIQNDIIDATQWAVGQGHADPDRICIYGGSFGGYSALMAPIRAPGMFKCAFGYVGVYDVDMMFKKGDIPETESGQRYLRRTHGTSTAFWAENSPARRAAEVKIPVYLAAGARDVRTPPEQTELMDKALRAAGNPPEGMIIQSGEMHGFYDEAARVKLYTAMLEFFSRHIGQ from the coding sequence ATGGCGCTGGCCCGGCGGCAACGCCGGGTCAGCGTGATTGGCGCAGACCTTCATGAAGCCGCGCTCGCCGCATTCGGCGGATGCAGGCCAGGGAAACAGATGACGTACTCGTCCAGATTCAAGCTCGCGCTCGCTGCATTCATCGTTTCATGCTCCGTGCATGCCGCCGCGCCCCAGCCCATCGAAGACTTCGTATCCCACCCCTCGTACAGCTCGGTCCGGATCTCCCCGAACGGCGAATACCTCGCCATGACGGTCGACAAGGGCGAGCAGGACGTACTCGTCGTCCTGCGTACGGCGACCCTCGAGCTGCTCAAGGTCAACCAGCTCCCGGACGACAAGAGCGTCGGTTCGTTCCACTGGGTCAGCCCCGACAGGCTGATGTTCAATGCAGTCAAGAAGCTGGGCGGCTATGCGCAACCGTTCAATACCGGGGAGTGGTTCGCGGTCAACGCGGACGGCAGCCAGCCCCGCCCACTGATCTTCTATGGCACGCGGGACGCGACCCAGCGAGGGAAGACCGTCGGCAACGAGCGGTTCACGCTCCTGGATGCGCTCAAGGATGACGACACGCAAGTCGTCATGCAGGCAGCCTCGCCCCGCTCCTCGGAAGGCGCGGGTACCGAAGCATTTCTGGTGGACACCTTCACGGGCCGGCGCAGTTCGCTGGGACGGGCCCCGAAGGAGAACTGCAGCATAGTGCTGGATGCGGAAAAAAATCCCGGTTTTGCCGTCTGTTCGTCCAGCAAGGATGATTCGGGAGAGTACGACGAACGTACCGAACTGTACCGGCGCGATGGCCGCAGCTGGACGTTGCTGAATGCATCGAAGTCGGACGGCCAGCACATGTCCGTCATCCGCACGGCTGACGACGGGACCGTTTTCGCTGAGCTGGACGATGGCGTGCGCCCGGCAGCACTCGGCACCCTCGATATGGAGACCGGCGCGTTCTCCAAGCTATTCCAGGACGAGGTTTCCGAGGCCTCCACCCTGATCTGGTCGACCGATGGCAACGCGCTCGTCGCGGTGGTCACCGAGGCCGGCGCCCCGAAGGTGACGCTGGTCGACGAGACCAATCCCGACACGGAACTCTACGCGTCCCTGGCCGCCGCGTTCGAAGGGCAGATGGTCGATTTCTCAAGTTACACCCGGGACGGCGGAACGGTGGTCGTCTCGGTATCCAGCGATTCGAATCCGGGCGAACTGTATCTGTACGACCGCGCTTCAGGCCGCGCCAAGTTCCTGATGCATCGACGGCCCAAGCTCGACAAGGACCGCATGGCGTCCGTGAAGCCGTTCACCCTGTCCGCGCGTGACGGCCGGCGCCTCCACGGGTTCCTCACACTTCCCAACGGATCGAACGGCAAAGGCTTGCCGTTGATCGTCAACCCGCACGGTGGCCCCATTGGCCCGCGCGACCACTGGAGTTTCAACCCCGAGGCCCAACTGTTCGCGAGTCGGGGGTATGCCGTCCTGCAGGTGAACTACCGCGGTTCGGGCGGCTACGGCAAGGAGTTCCGCGATGCGGGCCACCAGCAGTGGGGCCAGGGCATCCAGAACGACATCATCGATGCCACCCAGTGGGCCGTCGGGCAGGGCCACGCCGACCCGGACCGCATCTGCATCTATGGCGGAAGTTTCGGTGGTTATTCGGCATTGATGGCCCCGATCCGGGCACCAGGCATGTTCAAGTGCGCGTTCGGCTACGTGGGCGTTTATGACGTAGACATGATGTTCAAGAAGGGCGACATCCCCGAGACCGAAAGCGGACAGCGGTACCTCAGGCGCACCCACGGTACGAGCACGGCCTTCTGGGCCGAGAACTCGCCGGCACGCCGCGCGGCGGAGGTGAAGATCCCGGTCTATCTGGCTGCCGGTGCCCGCGACGTGCGCACCCCCCCGGAACAGACAGAGCTGATGGACAAGGCCTTGCGCGCCGCGGGCAATCCGCCTGAAGGGATGATCATCCAGTCAGGTGAAATGCACGGGTTCTACGACGAGGCGGCCCGGGTCAAGCTCTACACCGCGATGCTGGAGTTCTTCTCCAGACATATCGGGCAATAA
- a CDS encoding sel1 repeat family protein yields the protein MKKMIRSIRFQIAIAAVLAAPAAWAQQAPLPPDPTEDRLMINAGFLSAHPDLRYRLLGLEDMRAGREADALRFFMRASYYADKPSQGMVAEMFWNGQGVEERDPAKAYAWMDLAAERGYEGFVALRERYWASLDEAQRQSALEHGQEIYAKYGDDAAQPRLTTAIRRGRNRITGSRVGAVGSLQIYVPGPAGFEQIDGSKFFDEKYWDPEQYMAWHDAIWMKPRVGKVTVGEIRAANDAPIDATSRIPHTAPLIDATEPATPERDEQGLGAEPLK from the coding sequence GTGAAGAAGATGATTCGGTCGATTCGTTTCCAGATTGCAATTGCAGCCGTGCTGGCAGCCCCTGCGGCTTGGGCGCAGCAGGCCCCTCTCCCACCCGATCCGACCGAAGATCGGCTCATGATCAATGCTGGGTTCCTCTCGGCGCACCCGGATCTGCGCTACCGCTTGCTGGGCCTGGAGGATATGCGGGCTGGCCGCGAAGCCGACGCCCTGCGCTTCTTCATGCGGGCGAGTTACTACGCTGACAAGCCCTCCCAAGGCATGGTTGCGGAGATGTTTTGGAATGGGCAGGGCGTTGAGGAGCGTGATCCCGCAAAGGCCTACGCGTGGATGGATCTCGCGGCCGAACGCGGCTACGAGGGTTTCGTAGCATTGCGCGAACGGTACTGGGCCTCCCTGGATGAGGCGCAGCGGCAATCGGCGCTGGAACACGGGCAGGAGATCTATGCCAAGTACGGTGACGATGCAGCCCAGCCGCGGCTGACCACGGCCATCCGGCGCGGCCGCAACCGCATCACCGGCAGCCGCGTGGGGGCGGTGGGAAGCCTCCAGATCTACGTGCCGGGGCCCGCTGGCTTCGAGCAGATTGACGGGTCGAAGTTCTTCGACGAGAAGTACTGGGATCCCGAACAGTACATGGCGTGGCACGATGCGATCTGGATGAAACCGAGGGTCGGGAAGGTCACGGTCGGCGAGATTCGGGCCGCGAACGATGCTCCCATCGACGCTACGTCGCGGATTCCTCACACGGCCCCGCTAATCGACGCGACCGAGCCGGCCACTCCCGAGCGAGACGAGCAGGGTCTGGGCGCGGAACCCCTGAAGTAG
- the apbC gene encoding iron-sulfur cluster carrier protein ApbC produces the protein MATEQPLGGNPPVRPYAAQSGMAPHPRIRNILAIASGKGGVGKSTTAVNLALALAADGARVGVLDADVYGPSIPTMLGLSGKPDSPDGKSILPMRAHGIEAMSIGFLVDADTPMIWRGPMATSALTQLLNDTLWGGEEGLDYLIVDLPPGTGDIQLTLAQKIPVAGAVVVTTPQDVATLDARKALRMFEKVDVAVLGLVENMAQHVCSNCGHVEHLFGQGGGERMAAQYGVPLLGSLPLEIGIREQGDAGVPIVASAPQSAAAAAYRATAVRLREELEKRPRAPRGISASLL, from the coding sequence ATGGCAACTGAACAACCCCTAGGGGGGAATCCCCCGGTTCGCCCATACGCGGCGCAGTCCGGGATGGCGCCACACCCACGCATCCGCAACATCCTCGCCATCGCCTCCGGCAAGGGTGGCGTCGGCAAGTCGACGACGGCCGTGAACCTGGCGCTGGCCCTGGCGGCGGACGGCGCGCGGGTCGGGGTGCTGGACGCGGATGTCTATGGGCCGAGCATTCCGACCATGCTGGGACTGTCGGGCAAGCCCGACAGTCCGGACGGCAAGTCGATCCTGCCGATGCGGGCGCACGGCATCGAGGCGATGTCGATCGGGTTCCTGGTGGATGCGGACACGCCGATGATCTGGCGCGGTCCGATGGCGACCTCGGCCCTCACCCAACTGCTCAACGACACGCTGTGGGGCGGCGAGGAGGGGCTGGACTACCTGATCGTCGACCTGCCGCCGGGCACCGGCGACATCCAGCTCACGCTCGCGCAGAAGATCCCGGTCGCCGGTGCGGTGGTGGTGACCACGCCGCAGGACGTGGCCACGCTCGATGCGCGCAAGGCCCTGCGGATGTTCGAGAAGGTCGACGTGGCGGTGCTCGGGCTGGTGGAGAACATGGCCCAGCACGTGTGCTCGAACTGCGGCCACGTCGAGCACCTGTTCGGACAGGGCGGCGGCGAGCGGATGGCCGCGCAGTACGGCGTGCCGCTGCTGGGATCGCTGCCGCTGGAGATCGGGATCCGCGAGCAGGGCGATGCGGGGGTGCCGATCGTCGCTTCGGCGCCGCAGTCGGCCGCGGCGGCCGCCTATCGCGCCACGGCTGTCCGCCTGCGCGAGGAGCTGGAGAAGCGCCCGCGCGCGCCGCGCGGCATTTCCGCCTCGCTGCTGTAG
- a CDS encoding DUF2147 domain-containing protein, whose protein sequence is MRITVSVFLTATLLLALAPALAADPAEGRWKTIDDETGQAKSIVEIAQAADGTLGGRIVELLNPSKPNPTCDKCKDDRKGKPITGMEIIRGMKRDDDAYSGGTILKPDEGKVYKSKMELIEGGDKLEVSGCVAFICKSQVWVRQ, encoded by the coding sequence ATGCGTATCACTGTCTCCGTTTTCCTGACTGCCACACTCCTGTTGGCGCTTGCTCCCGCCCTCGCCGCCGACCCCGCCGAAGGCCGCTGGAAGACCATCGACGACGAGACCGGCCAGGCCAAGTCGATCGTGGAGATCGCCCAGGCCGCCGACGGCACGCTGGGCGGCCGCATCGTCGAGTTGTTGAATCCCAGCAAGCCCAACCCGACCTGCGACAAGTGCAAGGACGACCGCAAGGGCAAGCCCATCACCGGGATGGAGATCATCCGTGGCATGAAGCGCGACGACGATGCCTATTCCGGTGGAACCATCCTCAAGCCCGACGAGGGCAAGGTCTACAAGTCGAAGATGGAACTGATCGAGGGTGGCGACAAGCTCGAGGTTTCGGGCTGCGTGGCCTTCATCTGCAAGTCCCAGGTGTGGGTGCGGCAGTAG
- the metG gene encoding methionine--tRNA ligase, giving the protein MPRPAIVTSALPYGNGHLHIGHLVGYIQADIWVRARRMAGGTVRFVCANDTHGTPIMLAAEKAGVAPGDFIKLTQASQQRDFADFGVDFDWYHSTHSEENRELTERFYRALDAGGHIERRSIDQLYDPVKSMFLPDRYVKGTCPNCGSDDQYGDNCEVCGATYSPTELKNPHSVVSGATPELRASEHFFFRVADFTTTLGGWLQGDVAIPGVKAKLREWIDAEGGLRDWDISRDAPYFGFEIPGHPGKYFYVWLDAPIGYFSSLLALARSGRAPDFDEAAFEAMLRPGAHAELRHFIGKDIVNFHGLFWPAVLAGNGLRLPERLHVNGYLTVDGAKMSKSRGTFVMARTYLDSGLDPEALRYYFATKSSGGVDDVDLNLSDFVARVNSDLVGKFVNIASRCAKLLQGQFDNTLASGPPVGVSDSWAAQAGALLSKVLDTLRTAPAHYEAGNFAAVARAAMEAADWTNEYIAQTAPWTLARDPARRADLHLVLSTALQAFADLAAMLKPILPTVIAGAEAYLGVTLCPGTRTTLAGRSLAPYAPLFTRIDPKQIEAMTEASKDTFAAPAGEAKPEKGGDAKAVAVSAPEASPAGGTGTGFIGIEDFARLDLRVGKVLECGFVEGSDKLLRFLLDAGELGQRQIFSGIRASYGEPDALVGRNVVFIANLAPRKMRFGVSEGMILSAGFDGGALALLDADAGALPGMPVR; this is encoded by the coding sequence ATGCCCCGCCCCGCCATCGTCACCAGCGCCCTGCCCTACGGCAACGGGCACCTGCACATCGGCCACCTGGTCGGATACATCCAGGCCGACATCTGGGTCCGGGCGCGGCGCATGGCCGGCGGCACGGTGCGCTTCGTGTGCGCCAACGACACCCACGGCACGCCGATCATGCTGGCGGCGGAAAAGGCTGGAGTCGCGCCCGGGGACTTCATCAAGCTCACTCAGGCGAGCCAGCAGCGCGACTTCGCCGACTTCGGCGTCGACTTCGACTGGTACCACTCCACGCACTCGGAAGAGAACCGCGAGCTGACCGAGCGCTTCTACCGCGCACTGGACGCCGGTGGCCACATCGAGCGCCGGTCGATCGACCAGCTGTACGATCCGGTCAAGTCGATGTTCCTGCCCGACCGCTACGTCAAGGGCACCTGCCCCAACTGCGGTTCGGACGACCAGTACGGCGACAACTGCGAAGTCTGCGGCGCGACCTACTCGCCGACCGAACTGAAGAACCCGCACTCCGTGGTCTCGGGCGCGACCCCGGAGCTGCGCGCGTCGGAACATTTCTTCTTCCGGGTCGCCGACTTCACCACGACGCTGGGCGGATGGCTGCAGGGCGATGTCGCCATTCCAGGCGTCAAGGCCAAGCTGCGCGAGTGGATCGACGCCGAGGGCGGCCTGCGCGACTGGGACATCTCGCGCGACGCGCCCTACTTCGGCTTCGAGATTCCGGGCCACCCGGGCAAGTACTTCTACGTCTGGCTCGATGCGCCGATCGGCTATTTCTCCAGCCTGCTCGCGCTCGCGCGCAGCGGCCGGGCGCCGGACTTCGACGAGGCGGCGTTCGAGGCCATGCTCCGCCCTGGCGCGCATGCCGAGCTGCGCCACTTCATCGGCAAGGACATCGTCAATTTCCATGGCCTGTTCTGGCCCGCGGTGCTGGCCGGCAACGGCCTGCGCCTGCCGGAGCGCCTGCACGTGAACGGTTACCTGACCGTCGACGGCGCGAAGATGTCGAAGTCGCGCGGCACCTTCGTGATGGCGCGCACCTACCTCGACAGCGGCCTCGATCCCGAGGCGCTGCGTTATTACTTCGCCACCAAGTCCTCCGGCGGCGTCGACGACGTCGACCTCAACCTGTCGGACTTCGTCGCCCGGGTGAACAGCGACCTGGTCGGCAAGTTCGTCAACATCGCCAGCCGTTGCGCGAAGCTGCTGCAGGGGCAGTTCGACAATACCCTCGCCTCCGGCCCGCCGGTCGGCGTGTCGGACAGCTGGGCCGCGCAGGCCGGGGCACTGCTTTCGAAGGTGCTCGATACCCTGCGGACCGCGCCCGCGCACTACGAGGCGGGCAACTTCGCGGCGGTGGCCCGCGCCGCGATGGAGGCGGCCGACTGGACCAACGAATACATCGCGCAGACCGCACCGTGGACGCTGGCGAGGGATCCGGCACGCCGCGCCGACCTGCACCTGGTACTGTCCACGGCATTGCAGGCGTTCGCGGATCTCGCCGCCATGCTCAAGCCGATCCTGCCCACGGTGATCGCGGGCGCGGAGGCCTACCTCGGCGTGACGCTGTGCCCGGGCACGCGCACCACGCTGGCGGGGCGTTCGCTCGCGCCTTATGCACCGCTGTTCACCCGTATCGACCCGAAGCAGATCGAAGCCATGACCGAAGCCAGCAAGGACACGTTCGCCGCACCGGCCGGTGAAGCCAAACCCGAGAAGGGCGGCGACGCGAAGGCGGTGGCCGTGTCCGCCCCCGAGGCCTCGCCCGCTGGCGGGACAGGTACCGGCTTCATCGGGATCGAGGATTTCGCCAGGCTCGACCTGCGCGTGGGCAAGGTCCTGGAGTGCGGCTTCGTCGAAGGCTCGGACAAGCTGCTGCGCTTCCTGCTCGACGCCGGCGAACTGGGTCAGCGGCAGATTTTCTCCGGCATCCGTGCCAGCTACGGCGAGCCCGATGCGCTCGTCGGCCGCAACGTGGTGTTCATCGCCAACCTCGCACCGCGCAAGATGCGCTTCGGGGTCAGCGAGGGAATGATCCTCTCGGCCGGCTTCGACGGCGGCGCGCTCGCGCTGCTCGACGCCGACGCGGGCGCGCTGCCCGGCATGCCGGTGCGCTGA
- the rnfB gene encoding Rnf electron transport complex subunit RnfB, whose protein sequence is MPRRANRNGQAARMSIARQHDLAERLDRLLPQTQCGQCGFDGCRPYAEAMARGEAGVDHCPPGGDDGARALARLLDVEPLAYDRARGMHKPAQVALVVEADCIGCTKCIQACPVDAIIGGSKLMHTVIAPLCTGCELCVPACPVDCIELQPVDP, encoded by the coding sequence GTGCCCCGCCGGGCGAATCGCAACGGTCAAGCCGCCCGCATGAGCATCGCCCGCCAGCACGACCTCGCCGAACGCCTCGACCGGCTGCTGCCGCAGACCCAGTGCGGCCAGTGCGGCTTCGACGGCTGTCGCCCGTATGCCGAGGCCATGGCCCGGGGCGAGGCGGGCGTCGACCACTGCCCTCCCGGCGGCGACGACGGCGCGCGGGCGCTGGCGCGCCTGCTCGATGTCGAACCCCTTGCCTACGACCGCGCGCGCGGCATGCACAAGCCTGCACAGGTCGCCCTCGTGGTCGAAGCCGACTGCATCGGCTGCACCAAATGCATCCAGGCCTGCCCGGTGGACGCCATCATTGGCGGCAGCAAGCTCATGCACACGGTCATCGCGCCGCTGTGCACGGGCTGCGAGCTGTGCGTGCCGGCCTGCCCGGTGGACTGCATCGAACTGCAGCCCGTCGACCCGTAG
- a CDS encoding TonB-dependent receptor plug domain-containing protein — translation MKEKNCSVSRSKLTIAMMAVLASVAAAPVLAQNQTSTEETADQPASTELDKVVVTGSRIKKVDIEGPAPVTVITADDIERQGFSTVYDALNTLTEFTGSVQNELNQNGFTPNASFLNLRGLGPGYQLILVNGRRTADYPLPYNSQSNAVNLANIPAAAIERIEVLSGGASAIYGSDAVAGVVNIIMKSNYDGDMLTIRGGTTTRGGGDSGRLQWIGGKVGDNWSLTYAAEYMAREEIFASQRDFMDSYRDDPSVDPEDATAVIGIRLRDRLVGTGLDSYVYPEGEDAASTCARFSEFELESRGTCGYFGYPATQQIRNSDSTLTGYLYGTYDFANDLQAFVQLSVARADAKIASATQFWQSPLAYDPTLDTIVDTQRIFTPSELGGREAQQTEINERSFDLAVGLRGLMFSDRFDWDATVSHARYELEVKQPRFLANRINEYFLGPETGELDPFFGAYPVVNFNVDRYFTPLDPDTYQSLITTVNTDATSEVSQASFVLSGDLFDLPAGPVGMAATLEAARQKYDLENDPRISPTYDGPEPIYNLTGTGGGGERDRYAVGVEFSVPLFETLKLSVAGRYDKYDDVTAVDGAFTWSSGLEFRPTDNFMIRGSFATSFRAPDMHYVFAQESGFFTTVLDEYRCRRDGLDPTVTGDCSGGAYTYSVFGTRQGSTELQEEEGRSATVGFVWDVTDNMSLSMDAYRIKLEGAVSDISTSYLLREEAACLLGTDRDGNPVDGSSTSCQFFTSLVERTGVDEVNDDEIDNYLSYPFNQSMLETSGIDARWRYQLDTDRMGEFNFGLGWTHVLELEEQEFPGDEIRNLRDHRQFFNFRSRVNWEVNWERDDWTFNLNGYRWGSLPNWAETGRIGSYVIWNGRVEKKLTEKATVGFAVNNILDDLHPEDDTFNSYPFFWRAYSPIGREVFASYSYRFN, via the coding sequence ATGAAAGAGAAGAATTGTTCCGTCAGCCGCAGCAAGCTGACCATAGCCATGATGGCAGTCCTGGCCTCGGTGGCGGCCGCACCGGTGTTGGCGCAGAACCAGACCTCGACCGAGGAAACCGCCGACCAGCCAGCATCGACAGAACTGGACAAGGTCGTGGTCACTGGCTCGCGTATCAAAAAGGTTGACATCGAGGGGCCAGCGCCGGTAACCGTCATCACCGCCGACGACATCGAGCGGCAGGGGTTTTCGACCGTTTACGACGCGCTCAATACCCTCACCGAGTTCACCGGGTCGGTCCAGAACGAACTCAACCAGAACGGGTTCACCCCAAACGCGAGCTTCCTCAACTTGCGCGGCCTGGGGCCCGGCTACCAGCTGATCCTCGTGAACGGGCGTCGCACGGCTGACTATCCGCTGCCGTACAACAGCCAGTCCAACGCGGTGAACCTTGCAAATATCCCCGCGGCCGCGATCGAGCGGATCGAAGTGCTCTCGGGCGGCGCCTCGGCCATTTACGGCTCCGATGCGGTGGCCGGAGTGGTCAACATCATCATGAAGTCGAACTACGACGGCGACATGCTGACGATTCGTGGCGGCACCACGACCCGCGGCGGCGGCGACAGCGGCCGGCTGCAGTGGATCGGGGGCAAGGTTGGCGACAACTGGAGCCTGACCTATGCGGCCGAGTACATGGCGCGCGAGGAGATCTTCGCCTCTCAGCGCGATTTCATGGACTCATACCGGGATGATCCGTCGGTCGATCCGGAGGATGCAACTGCGGTCATCGGCATCCGCCTGCGTGATCGCCTGGTTGGCACCGGACTCGACTCCTATGTCTATCCGGAAGGCGAGGACGCCGCTTCGACGTGTGCCCGGTTCTCCGAGTTCGAGTTGGAATCTCGCGGGACCTGCGGCTACTTCGGCTATCCGGCCACCCAGCAGATCCGGAACTCGGACTCCACCCTCACCGGCTATCTCTACGGCACCTACGACTTCGCGAACGACTTGCAGGCGTTCGTGCAGCTGTCTGTGGCGCGGGCCGATGCGAAAATCGCTTCCGCGACCCAGTTCTGGCAGTCGCCCTTGGCCTACGATCCCACCCTCGACACGATCGTGGACACGCAGAGGATCTTCACGCCTTCCGAGCTCGGCGGGCGCGAGGCGCAGCAGACCGAAATTAATGAACGCTCCTTCGATCTCGCGGTGGGCCTGCGCGGGCTGATGTTCTCCGACAGGTTCGACTGGGATGCCACCGTGTCCCATGCGCGCTACGAGCTGGAGGTCAAGCAACCACGCTTCCTGGCAAACCGCATCAACGAGTACTTCCTCGGCCCGGAAACCGGTGAACTCGATCCGTTCTTTGGCGCGTATCCGGTGGTCAACTTCAATGTGGACCGCTACTTCACGCCACTTGATCCGGACACCTACCAGTCCCTTATCACCACCGTGAACACGGACGCGACCTCGGAAGTCTCGCAGGCCTCGTTCGTGCTTTCGGGCGACCTGTTCGACCTGCCGGCGGGGCCTGTCGGCATGGCGGCCACGCTCGAGGCGGCCCGACAGAAGTACGACCTGGAGAACGATCCGAGGATCTCGCCGACCTACGACGGCCCCGAGCCCATTTACAACCTCACCGGAACCGGCGGTGGCGGCGAGCGCGACCGCTACGCGGTGGGCGTGGAGTTCAGCGTGCCGCTGTTCGAGACCCTGAAGCTGAGCGTTGCCGGTCGATACGACAAGTACGACGACGTCACCGCGGTGGATGGTGCCTTCACCTGGTCTTCGGGCCTCGAATTCAGGCCGACGGACAACTTCATGATTCGCGGCAGCTTCGCCACCAGCTTCCGTGCCCCTGACATGCACTACGTGTTCGCACAGGAATCCGGCTTCTTCACGACCGTCCTGGATGAATACCGCTGCCGTCGCGATGGGCTCGACCCCACCGTAACGGGCGACTGCAGCGGCGGCGCCTACACGTATTCGGTCTTCGGTACGCGTCAGGGCAGCACCGAACTCCAGGAGGAGGAGGGCCGCTCGGCAACGGTTGGCTTCGTCTGGGACGTGACCGACAACATGTCGCTGAGCATGGATGCCTATCGCATCAAGCTCGAGGGCGCGGTCAGCGATATCTCCACGAGCTACCTCCTGCGCGAGGAAGCGGCATGCCTGCTCGGGACGGACCGCGACGGCAACCCGGTGGACGGCAGTTCGACTTCCTGCCAGTTCTTCACCAGCCTGGTGGAACGTACCGGGGTGGACGAGGTCAACGACGACGAGATCGACAACTACCTGTCCTATCCGTTCAACCAGTCCATGCTGGAAACCTCGGGCATCGACGCCCGCTGGCGTTATCAGCTGGATACGGACCGCATGGGCGAGTTCAACTTCGGACTGGGATGGACACACGTCCTGGAGCTCGAGGAACAGGAGTTTCCCGGCGACGAGATCCGCAACCTGCGCGACCATCGCCAGTTCTTCAACTTCCGCAGCCGCGTGAATTGGGAAGTGAACTGGGAGCGGGACGACTGGACCTTCAATCTCAACGGCTACCGCTGGGGCTCGCTCCCGAACTGGGCGGAAACCGGACGCATCGGCTCGTACGTGATCTGGAATGGCCGTGTCGAGAAGAAGCTCACGGAGAAGGCTACCGTCGGATTCGCGGTCAACAACATCCTTGACGACTTGCACCCCGAGGACGATACGTTCAACTCATATCCGTTCTTCTGGAGGGCTTACAGCCCGATCGGCCGCGAGGTGTTCGCGAGCTATAGCTACCGCTTCAACTGA
- a CDS encoding TraB/GumN family protein, with amino-acid sequence MTSRWKTPRHLLRSAFAAFALLAFAGALHADTARDGAPVPLLWKVSDDDNSLYLLGSFHLLKPEDYPLSRDVDAAFADAEKLVFEIPPEELGSPALGMQMGQAALRTDGTALDSELPGETKQALAAWLEANAAELQKLQMTPQTLQLFEPWFAGLMVAIVEMGKAGLDPALGLDANLAQKASQAGKPTAGLETGAEQIAFLDGMDRAEQLQFLQESLTTAEEGRAQIDELHAAWRRGDADALWSGMAADMRKQFPKLYRRINVERNDAWVPKLEAKLQASGTDDTLVVVGALHLLGEDGVVEKLRAKGYEVERICSACAAAGAAR; translated from the coding sequence ATGACATCTCGCTGGAAGACGCCGCGCCACCTGCTCCGTTCCGCGTTCGCCGCCTTCGCCCTGCTGGCGTTCGCCGGGGCGTTGCACGCCGACACCGCGCGCGACGGCGCGCCCGTTCCGCTGCTGTGGAAGGTCTCGGACGACGACAATTCGCTCTACCTGCTCGGCTCGTTCCACCTGCTCAAGCCGGAGGACTACCCGTTGTCGCGCGACGTCGACGCCGCCTTCGCCGACGCGGAGAAGCTGGTGTTCGAGATCCCGCCGGAGGAACTGGGCTCGCCCGCGCTGGGCATGCAGATGGGCCAGGCCGCGCTGCGCACGGACGGCACCGCGCTCGACAGCGAACTGCCGGGCGAGACGAAGCAGGCGCTGGCGGCGTGGCTGGAGGCGAACGCGGCCGAACTGCAGAAGCTGCAGATGACGCCGCAGACCCTGCAACTGTTCGAACCGTGGTTCGCCGGGCTGATGGTGGCGATCGTGGAAATGGGCAAGGCCGGGCTCGATCCGGCGCTGGGGCTCGACGCCAATCTCGCGCAGAAGGCCAGCCAGGCGGGCAAGCCCACCGCCGGGCTGGAAACGGGCGCCGAACAGATCGCCTTCCTCGACGGCATGGACCGGGCAGAACAACTGCAGTTCCTGCAGGAATCGCTGACCACCGCCGAGGAGGGCCGCGCCCAGATCGACGAACTCCACGCTGCCTGGCGCCGGGGCGATGCGGATGCGCTCTGGAGCGGGATGGCCGCGGACATGCGCAAGCAGTTCCCGAAGCTCTACCGCCGGATCAACGTCGAACGCAACGACGCCTGGGTCCCGAAGCTCGAGGCGAAGCTCCAGGCTTCGGGCACCGACGACACCCTGGTCGTCGTCGGCGCATTACACCTCCTCGGCGAGGACGGCGTAGTCGAAAAGCTGCGCGCGAAGGGGTACGAGGTCGAGCGCATCTGCAGCGCCTGCGCTGCTGCTGGCGCTGCGAGGTAA